The region TGCAGGCACATTGTAAGAACATTTCTACATTTATTTGATAGCTTTGTACCTTCAGCAATAGAGCTAATTTAACTTGCCTCACATTTGTCAAGTGGCTATCTGGCTCCTGAGTACGCAATGAGAGGCCATCTGACTGAAAAGGTTGATGTTTTCGCATTCGGGGTGGTCGCACTAGAGATTGTCGCAGGTCGATCAAACACAAACAATTCCCTAGAGGAAAGCAAGATCTATCTCTTTGAGTGGGTAAGCTAATTATCGATCTTCCTATCAAAGAGAGCTAATAATCTTGCTCTAAAATTAGGATATAAATGagctaattaaatattaggaatgtaTTTGGTAACCTGGAGATACATTTTCTAGCTCAATTCctaaaattcagttttagagattaattttagacatctcttAGATATGCTCTGTTCACTCATCCATATAATCTTCTAATTACTGAAATGTGACTATCCTAATTTAATTTACAGTCTTGGGCCCTGTACGAGAAGCAGCAAGCACTAGGAATCGTTGACCCAAGACTCGAGGATCAGTTCGTCAGGGATGAAGTGCTCAGGGTCATCCATGTCGCGCTCCTCTGCACGCAGGGCTCGCCGCACCAGCGGCCGCCGATGTCGAAGGTCGTGGCGATGCTCGCCGGAGACGTGGAGGCGGCAGATCAGGCGGCGATCACGAAGCCGACCTACATCACGGAGTGGCAGTACAGGGGCGGGAACAGCAGCTACGTTACCAGCAGCTACTCGGGATCTACTACCCCTGAGCTGATGACCGTCGATCAAAAGCATGCAGAAAGAGATTGAGAGCTCTCACTCCGCCGGTCGGTCGGTCGCCGGCGATCACCGGAGCTAGTCACGACGGAATTGAAGGTGAATGCAGTATCGTTTCTGCAGGTGATCTCATTCTGGAGTGGCAATACTGAAGTGCTAGTCGtgattaattatatgtgaCTGTATATGTAAATGTGAGTCGGATAAAATAATGGGACTTTATTTATTCTGGAGTATGTGTCATgatgataaaagttttactcctTGTAATGTGTAAATGTGGTATGCTAGTAACTTtgaaattgataaatttatttccaTGTTGATGATcacattttgcaaaaaaaattatactccctctgtttcatattagaagatgtttgactttttattcgaagtcaaatttattgaagtttgactaaaattatagaaaaaatatagcaacattttcaacataaaacaaatatattcttataatatgttatatgttttatttaatgaaactaaattattgttttaggTGTTGCTAAACATtttagtaaatttcacaaaccTACGCATACTTTGACCAAATTATCACAAACTACAGATTATGGAATTTTATTACTCaactatagatttaacacaaaatttatcaggaaagtatatatttaatcacTATCTCTtataactacagatttaatatttaagttatcacaaaactacacatTTTACAGTTGAAACCCCTAGCATATTGTGttattaaatctatagttgTGTGATTAAGTTggtcctaaatatttaattgttttatgACAAGTTTGGtgctaaatttttagttttgggaTACGCCGGCTTAAATTTGCAGTTTTGGGATAATTTGATCTAAGTATATGtagttttgcaaaatttgaatttgctctatatttttctataaatttgcttaaacttttaaaagtttgaatttGGAGAAAgacaaaacatcttataatatgaaatagatagAGTGGTAAGTATGTATGGAATCATTTGGCTTGAGGACAACTTCATGAGTTCATGGGCACATATGCTTGCCACATGCAGGAGTAAGCAGAAAAATAATCCAACAAAACGGTTTGCTTGCAGGAATTGAGAAATTTAGATGGCAAAGAAAGGATCAACGTTAGGAGTTGAACAGAAGGCTAAAGGGCATGTTGGAAGCACCTTTAGAAACTTTTAGATTCTGTGCTTGTAAGTCTTTTATGCCTCACAAGAAAACAATTTGCATTTTGCTAGTTACAGCTTACAAACTGGAAAACTAGGAACAAATTAACAACAGGAAGTCTTTGAACTTTAGTTCCCATATCCTCGCCATGATCTTTGACTAGCTAATTTTTCAGACCGTTTAGATCAGAGTTGAGGTGGCAGGTAAGTGTGGACGATCATTCCAGAAATCGGGCTCTTTCATACGTACGTCAGTTGATCATGTTTGGTCTCTTCCAGTTGTGTCACCTTCGGTACTTGACAGATGAATTAAGAAAAATTTACAACCATGTCATGATTTTGTAAAGTTGAAGATATGTCATTGATATCTCAATGACATATGAAGCACACATGAGTCAATGATACGTAGGCCAGGATGACATAtctataatttagaaaatttataataataaccTTGCAATTTTATCTGTCGTACATAATGAAGCCTTAATTCTCCACTCCTCTCGGTATCTTGTTTGGACGCACATATTATATACAAACTTACAACGGTTGAGTTCGTTTAGCTAGATTATTAATCAACTTTTACGTAATGctttttaaactgctaaacggtgtatttttcgTAAAATATCGTTAGCCTAATGTGGGAGCAGAAGGTTCAACTGGAGAAAAATCCTTAGTAGGCCCAAAAGCTAGCATAAAAGTTTTAGACTTTCTCTACTTTTAAATTGGTGTTCCTTACTTTTAATTTCTAATATGGAACTAttctaataaatataattaaaaagacAACGGACAATATGTTTAGAAAAACGATAGCCGAATGACCTATTCATGATGGCGGCCTCTCAGACCCCAAGCTTGATCGAGGACCTAGCCAGACTAGCTCGTCAACTATGGATGCAAGTAGCTAGGCAGGTATCCGATTCCTCGTGCTagcttattttatatttactgctccatccgttttatattataagttgtttgatttttttctagtcaaactttgttaaatttattcaATTTCGTAGAAAAATctagtaacatttaaaatattaaattagttttgttaaatctaatattaaatatgttttataatatgtttgcCTTGTGTTGagatactaatatatttttctataaacttaaaCTAAACTTAAGAAAGTTCGAGTAGGAGAAAAATAGAGAGTAGTACTTTAAAGTCGTATATAAATGTGAATCTGGATAAGCTTGTCTGCGTATGCAAATCGCGCTTGCATTCTCGGTTCAATCTGGATATGCCTCTAGAAGGTGACGACTCATGACGATTTTCCTTTGCTCCTGACGTACTCTCGGTTTTAAAATAGAATCTAATctcatctatataaatataaatactaaaaaaatttagacatcgatcaatagataaatctaattaaatctaaaaaattctGGTAACATAGAACGGATGTGGTATATTATTTGCATTTTTCTGTCTAGATCGACAGTAGTGTATCAAAGATGTAGATTCGGAAAACCTGTCCGGCACAAAGGTTGTTGGGCTAAAACTGCCTATACAAAATATAGCATCACTTGGATATTTTAAGcaaaatatatcaaacatCCCCTGTCTAGCTAGCATGCGtgtagtatatatgtttaattttattttttttggaaggaaaCAATGGAAGAGGCTCCTACTGCAATATATTGGAAACAATGGAAGAGGCTCCTACTACAATATATTTGAAACAGAAGTACATAATGTACGTTACGTGTGATTTGCCGtagattttgttttaattataatatagtTAATATGATCAGTATATACATTGTTATAAATCTTTTGTGAACGGAAGACGACATGGAAATAAACACATACTACTCcgtaaaaaaaagacaatttcTGGATTTCTTAGGTTGGACATTTgaccatcttatttgaaaaatttattaaaaaattaaaaaagaattagtcgtgtgtaaagtactatttatgttttatcatgtagtaacaataaaaatattaatcataaaaaaattttaaaaagacgaagagtcaaaattctataaacacagaaattcgtttattttgggacggaggttgtAATTTGCAAATGCACTATTATGGCAGCAGATGaggataataataataataataataataataataataataataataataataataataataataataataggtgTAGAAGCAGGAGTTATATTGGTAATTGGCAAGGCGTCCGGATTgtctataataataatgacGTCTTCTGTTTATGTAAGGGAAACGTTGAAAAatgcaataataataataataataataataataataataataataataataataggtgTAGAAGCATGAGTTATATTGTAATTGGCAAGACGTCCGGATCatctataataataatgacAATAATGGCGTCTGCTATTTATGTAAGGGGAACGTTGAAAAATGCTATGAACAATGTTAGAGTACCATAGCGAATGCTAGAACAACGATGGAGTACCGTAGCGATGACTGTATTAACCAATCTGAGCCCTTTGTTTCGATCCAACGGAAAAAAATACTCCGAATGTAATATACCATATAGTAGCTCTCTGCAGTAGCTATATGTCACTGCAGAGGTTCAATCCAAGTGGCAAGTAGGTAGTACATTAATGTACTGTAGCAACAaggctattttttaactgTAAGTTTTATGGATATGATTACCTAGAGTAacatatcatctaaaaatatttgaagcTACGATAAAACGTCcctctctcaatgcatagtttcatttattattgtttcctaggttacatACAAGACACAAGCTATCTAGCTAACTGTGCATACATGATTTCAtctccatgaaactcattttatctctcttcattaatacgttgtcatatcatcaaaaatatctacatgacatcatatttattatcCATGAAACTCTCCATGAGACTGAACCTAATGGGTTCCATTCCTTCGAGAGTAAGTAATTTTCTTTCCGGAAGTGATAGTGTCGACATCTTTTTGTGATTTACAATTATTGATTCTTCGGATGCCATGTCAAAAGGTCACGTTGCCTCTttttgtgattattttttcctaGGAAATTATGTAAGCTATGACCATTCCCCATGACGTGTTATTATGACTTATGACTGCACTGCAAAGGTATTGAACTGTTGCTCGCAAACGTACGTAGTCTTATGCTCCAGGGAAGGCTTAAAATTGTTTccttgatttatatggataataaactattattattataaagttcTCGTGGCATTAAGAACCAAATGGTTGGATTTTGTTGAGATCAGAgagatttttttccctcaGCTATGGAAGgcatacatgaaaaaaatggagtTGGAGACCCTCTTTTCaaggagaaaaatatgaattatcctaaaatattacGACAGTTTGAATTACCTCTTGAACTCCAATACCATGTGTTATCAACCCCCCCTCGATTTTTCATACCGGACAGATAAGCTCCAAGTCAAACATAAGTTGGTTTTAAGTTGATGTAGCATCCAACAGggtaataaatattaatttattcttgTGTGCCAACTTGGCCCACCTAACATCATAATTCCATGTTGGGGCCAACCATCGCCAAATTTTCTTCGGTACCCACGTAAAAGAGGCAGCGCACCACCACCTAACGCGAACCCTTGCACTGGCATCTTTGTTGGATGCACCAGTGGCTCAAGCTCATCCGCTGCCTCCCTGACCTTAGCCCGCACCTGCGACAGTGGGGACAACAGGATGAAGAGGAGTGAGATTAGGCTTGGCAATGGGCGGGGCGGGGCCAAGTATGGCAGGAATTGCCTTGGCCCTAAAAATGTACCTAGGAGGACTGCGCTCCCTGGCCCTATTCCTAGCGGATCCCTAGCCTTAAAGGGCCCATTGTCCCCAAAATGGAGTTTCAAATGGAAAACAAGTTTAAaccattaaaataaaacaagttcCAAATGGACATGAAAAAGGTGCTGCAATATGTATCATGAGTATtccatatacatgttctttgaaATGTGAATTGCTTTTATTTTGTATCCTGCCAAGCATAAAAACCTTGCAAGTGGTAGTAGAGGACCGTGTAGTTCCTCGCCGGTGGCTGCGCGAGTGGGCAGCGGTGCCGACTCCAAATATGGGTCGTGAGCATGCGAGCGGCGGTATCGAGTAGGGTGGACCGAGGGCGGCAGTGGCGGTGACTAGGTCAGATAGGTGAGAGTGGGAGTCTAAGAGACGAAGATTGAGTGAGCAGAGAAAGAGATAAAGTAGAATGCTAGGGTTTACTGTTCCATAGACTAAAAACTcaataaactttatattaatGATCAATGGACAATGACCCAAAATTtctacttttttataaaatgggACCTGTAGATTTTCTACGGGTGAAGTTACTCCTTTACCCGTGTCCTTAAAAAATCTAGGGCCCCCAGCCTAAGCCCCACGGGGATCTTTTGCGTCGACGCCAGCCCTCTTAGGGCATGTCCCCACCTGAGGATTTTGCCAGGGCTAAGTGAGATTGACCCAGTGAGCTGCAGCAATAGTACCTCTTTTTATATGTACCTTGCAGCTTTCTTTTTCAGCCCACGCACTAGTGCATGTAGTGTCAAAATCCATCGTTCATTATGTATATGATCCTACATAATCATatctccatattttaataaatgacaGCGATAAATTTTTTACACACGTTTGTTTATTCgtatgattaaaaaactcaTATAGGTATCATttattgtataaatattttaaataagaccaaTAATGAAacatacgataaaaaaaatcaacgacgccatctattattaaaatataaagggAGTATAAACACATGCTGGCATGCATGGATGGTAAAACAGCAATGATGTACACATACGTACACTTTAGTGTTTCTGTAGAGCCATCTTATATGCACCACTATGACTGGCacttggtatatatataaataaatagatgtATATAGCTACTCCAACACAACTGCAGGCTTTGAAAGGCGTTACAAAAGCATCCAAAAGTCATGAAGAGAAACCTTAAATTCCCTTTCGTGCAGTGCTACGAGTCAGTTGTGGTCGTCACACCATGAGGGCGATGCTTAGGTGCTACTGCTTTGGctcttatatatacatttattattCTCTAGCTAGGATGCTTAGTGCTACAACTTGGGAAGCTCTTTTTTACTTGCTGTCAGCCGTCTACGATATTGACACGTCTCCAAAATGAATAGTTTCAACCGTTGAACTTTTCTTAGTAGtaagataataaaaacaagtaaTGAAATGCacaattaatgattaaaaagtaaaacttttttactttgtgggtaaacatttgtttttcaacaaaaaaaatcacaataatgCCATTCTCGCACCTTAACtcctaaatatttttgtaagaGAACGTCAAAATGGCTTCTAAATAGATGGCATCGTTAatctttttatatgtatttcaCCATTCGTCTTGTTTTAATTGaatttactattatttttttattttaattgaatttactattaaatgtatttaatcataattataaattttttaaatagttaacGACGTCGTCTATTAATTGGGAAGGAATTAAGAGAGCAGTAGTATTTAAGAAGCCTTCCTGTTGTTTCAGctgaggaagagagagagagagagagagagagagagagagagagatatggGTGGTGGTAGTGTCCAGTTCGTGTGGATGCTGCTCTTGGTGAGCTCATGTTCATGGCGGATCGCGGCAGCTCAAGCTCCACCAACCACTGATCCAACCGAaggtacgcacgcacgcgacGCGAGCAACTGCTGATGCCTCCAAATTAGTGCGTGCTGCACACGTACGTAATGCCTCTGGCTGCGCGCAGTGGCGGCGCTGGACGCGATCCTGGGGAGGTGGGGGAGGAAGGCGTCGCCGCTGTGGAGCATGAGCGGCGAGCCCTGCCGCGGCGTCCCCGTCGACGGCAGCACCGACCTCGACGGCAACCCCAAGAACAACCCTGGGATCAAGTGCGACTGCTCCTACAACCGCAGCACCGTCTGCCATATCACCCAGCTGTGCGTACATACCTATCCTATCCCCATCAATCTTGCTGTTGTACAGGTGTTCGACACAATGCCTCCAGGAACGGCGTGGCATCTGGATAAGTTCTTGTCTTTGCAAGATCACCGGTGCATCTAGTGAATTTCGTATAGATAGATCAGCAAGGCATATGCAAAGGTTTCACCTAGGAGTTAGGAGAGTTGTTTTTCACGTGCCAAAAATCTGTTGTGCATCTTAATTTCACCATGACTCTTTTTTTACTACTAGAACCTGCAAATTCTTATTATTTCACCCCCTCGAGGCTAGAAAACTCTAGTCGCTCTCTTGGTCTCTGATCACTAGTCAGAAGTTCAGTACTCGGATCTGAGGTTGGCAACATAAATGTACATAACAACCACTGCTTTctgttctcttctctcttaaaGCTCAGCTTTCTAGTTCTTAGGTCAGCCAACTTTCACAGCTGCCATCTGCCTTGAACCCTGGAGAGctcatatatactaataatCGATTGTGTAAGTCTAGGCCTGGTGTACAGTCAAGAATAAAAACTAGACTCAAACAGAGTTTCAGTGACCTGACATAGTTACATGGACATTCTTGTTGGGGTGTGTTTATGTGTTATTTTGCGTGCCACAAGACTTGGCCCATGAATATGTAATACACgtacatgtatatgtatattgaGTAAACAACAAGAATTTTCTTACTTATTTCCATGCGAAAATGTTCTTACTTCTTATTTGTTTATTCAGGAGGGTATATGCATTGAATGTTGTCGGTCAGATACCTGCAGAATTGCAGAACCTCACCCACCTAACTTACCTGTATGGTATCTAACTCTTATCAGCTCTGCCTTGATGGTGAAGATATATACTAATATCTTTCAGCAAAGCAGCAAATTCAAGCCCATGTTTGAAATTCTTGGTTGCTAATTGACTTTATCTGTCTGGTGCTGTTTCAGGAACCTGGATCAAAATTACTTGTCAGGCCCCATACCATCATTTATTGGACAATTGACTGCCTTGACAGAATTGTAGGGGTTACACTTTCAAGTTCTAGATTAAAGTATTGTCCATCAGTTAGTGTTTCCTCTAAATCATCCTTCATCCTTTTgtaatacaaaaaataaaaggcatGTGGGATTCAATCCACTCTCAGGACCACTTCCAAAGGAACTTGGGAATCTCAAGAACCTCAAATTGCTGTAAGATGTCTCTTCTTGCATAGCTGCTCAGTTTTCAACTATAGATTAATGGTGGTCTaaagtatttaattatatggaaaaaaaactagatgCATAAGTTCTTTTTGGAAAGTTATAAAATCGCAACTTATTTATTAAGCACCAATTTAATTTCACTTTTCAATTGgtgttttatatgtttgacAATCTGTGTGAAATCCAAAATGTGAGTATTGTGGATCAAAATGCTGATTAGCATAACAATGCACCTTTTCTCGAACTGCGTGAAAGTAAATTGTACCACTTCTGAACCATTTTCTTTATAGAGGCATTAGTCTGACAAATTTTACTGGTGAACTTCCTGAAGAACTGGGCAACTTGACGAATCTTGAACATTTGTAAGTTTGTAACTCCCTCATTCTCTTCATTCTGCAATATCCCTTTGGTCGAACATCCATAGTTACTGCATCGTTTTAATAATAGGTACACTGATAGTGCTGGCTTCAGTGGTCCATTCCCTTCGACGTTCTCAAAGCTTAAGAACCTGAAACTCCTGTACGTTCAAGAACTGAGACACAGCTAATGtgttcattttgttttcatatgtAAAACATTAACCATGTTAATGTACTTGCAGGCGGGCATCAGATAATGATTTTACAGGGAAGATACCTGATTTTATTGGGACCTTGAGTAATTTGGAAGATCTGtaagattaattattaacttgttaaaaacatcatttttcttattccaTTCAGAGACAAGTGGAATTGCAATAGAAATTCTTTGCACatgttgtttttgtttaaaattCCATTTATGGCATGTTTTTTCACTCTCTTTCATCACTCTTAACAGAAATGTGCATACATGTATGCCATTACTCTGGTCCAAAAAGGGCCTTgatatttagatgtttctttttcttatgttgAAATGGACTTGGCATCTCAAtactttttttcataaattatgaATTCACAGGGCTTTCCAAGGAAATTCTTTTGAAGGACCAATTCCGGCAAGTTTGTCTAATCTAACCAAATTGACAACCTTGTAAGTACTTTGCTGATTTGTTTGTTGTCCCCTCTTGTCATGTTAACTGATGTGCTAGATACAAATGAGCAGGAAGATCGGTGATATTGTAAATGGGAGCTCTTCATTGGCCTTTATCAGTGATCTAACATCTTTGAGTACCTTGTATGTGATGCTTTTCAAGTTCCTACTATAGAGCTTGCAGTCCTATATATTGACAAATTTATAAGCTGCTAATATCAACTACCTTTATACAGAGTATTGAGGAACTGCAGAATATCTGATAACCTTGGAGCAGTAGACTTTACTAAGCTTACAGGACTAAACTTCctgtatgttttctttttcatcatTGGCCATAGTATAGTCTACGAAACTGTTGGTCATATTCTGGAATTTCATATGAAGTGTCTGTTCAAGTAATAATGATGTCCTGACACAGGGACTTGAGTTTTAATAATATCTCAGGCCATGTTCCTCAATCAGTGTTGAATCTGCAAAATCTTCAATACCTGTAAGGGATTCTTTTTGGAGATTACTTCCATTTACACACACCTTTCTAAGCTAATATTCATTTATCATAATCCTGTACTGTAATCAATTCAGCTTTCTTGGGAACAACAGCCTAACAGGACGACTGCCAGATGGGATAAGCCCTTCGCTAACAAACTTGTGTGTAAACAATTCAACATTGTAGTACAGCTAAACTTAGAAGAGTAAATTGCACTTTGGACCACTTTTTATTACCCAAGTTTTACTTTGGACCATTCTTCaacctatcttttcactttggaCCAGGTAAATTAGCAATTGTTTGGGTTTGGACCACCCTAGACAGCTTTTCTCGCCATGTCTAACCTCCCTTTTGGCaaatattttaactatataaAGATGGGAGTTCGTTGGTGTACCGAAGCCGATGTGTTTCAGGTCATTGATGTGTATGGCAAAATTGATCGGGGTGGTCCAAACCAAAATAATGACAAATTTACCTGGTCCAAAGTGAATTCAAAGTGAAACATGGGTATAAAATGTGGCCCAAAGTGCAATTTACTCAAATTAGAATGAttcatttatttcatatttgcagAGATTTTTCATACAATCAGCTCACTGGAAGCTTTCCCTCCTGGGCTACCCAGAATAACTTGCAGTTGTAAGTAGAAAgttttgaagtttttgatACCAAGTGGAAAGAATATGTTATACTCAACATGTTATTTTTACAAGGAATTTGGTGGCGAACAACTTTGTTCTTGGCAGCACCAACAACGGGTATCTATGGCACTTAGTTGTACTTCCATAACTCCATAAGAGCTTAATATTAACAATTGTTTTCTCGcaattattaattttcaaGTCAATTATGTGCACAGCATTCTACCTCCTGGGCTAAACTGCCTCCAGAAAGACACTCCATGTTTACGTGGTTCTCCAGAATGTATATCTTCCTTAACCGTAGCAGTTGATATATATGATCTTGAAATTttaatactattcataattttgcaCATCTTAAATGCAGATTATTCCTTTGCAGTAGACTGTGGTAGTAACAGATCTACTAGAGCTTCAGATAATACTATGTATGAATTGGATTCTACAAACCTTGGAGACTCATCATATTATGTTACCAGTGAAACAAGATGGGGGGTTAGCAATGTAGGAAAATTGTACCAGGCCCCAAATGACAGTAAGATAATATATACCAATGAGAAGATTCAGAATGCAGTGGATTCAGAACTATTCCTAACTGCAAGAATGTCACCGTCATCTCTGAGATACTATGGCCTTGGACTTGAGAATGGAAATTACACCGTTCTGCTTCAATTTGCTGAGTTAGGTTATCCAGACTCGCCGACTTGGAAAAGCTTAGGAAGGAGAGTTTTCGACATATATATCCAGGTACAAATTGAGTGCATTGTATGGTAATTTGTTTACTGCATCCTTTTCTTGATCTGAATGTATTATTGGCATTTCTACAGGGTGacctaaaagaaaaggactTCAATATAAGGGAGACAGCTGGTGGAAAATCCTTCACTGCTGTTTTCAAGAGTTACACAGCAACTGTTTCGaaaaacttccttgaaatacaTCTGTTCTGGGCTGGAAAGGGCACTTGTTGCATTCCTATTCAGGGTTACTATGGCCCATTGATCTCAGCATTAAGCATCACTCCAAGTAAGCATAATCATTAAGTTAGCATAAAAAAGGATTATATTGTCTTCCAATAAATGAAATCCTCTTTCAGATTTTACTCCTACTGCGCGAAATGGTGTTCCCAAAAGGAAAAGTAAAGCAGGTGCAATTGTTGGAATAGTAATTGGTGCCTCTGTTTTAGGATTAGCAGTCTTATTTGGAATATTTGCCATcataaagaagagaaaaagacaGGCACGACAGCATGAAGGTAATCATTTTCAATAATACAGTACATAATTCAGACATCAAATTTCAAATGATTTACTCTTTCTGGCGTAtcctaaaaaaattgcagAGTTGTACAACCTAGTTGGACGGCCTGATGTCTTCAGTAATGCTGAACTCAAGTTTGCTACAGATAATTTCAGTTCTCAAAACATTCTTGGGGAAGGTGGATATGGTCAAGTCTATAAGGTTGTCTATTACGACTAATTTGATACTACGAAATTGCAATTGAATAATCATCTGATTTGGTTTAAGCATAACTTTCTAGCAAACTTGTTGATGTACGCTCCAAATATACATGTAACTTTAGCAAGGTTCTTCCTTTGGCAGGGTAAGCTACCAGATGGAAGAGTTATAGCTGTAAAACAACTTTCAGAGTCATCCCATCAGGGCCAAAACCAGTTTGTAACTGAAGTTGCAACAATTTCTTCTGTGCAACATCGGAATCTTGTGAAATTGCATGGCTGTTGCATTGACAGTAACACACCTTTGCTAGTTTATGAGTACCTTGAAAATGGGAGCCTGGATCAAGCACTCTTCAGTGAGTTCAATTTTGTTCATAACCAACACTGCAAGATTTCATTTTCTTCCTGAACGATCTGGGAAAATTCTTCTCTGCACTTTGttatcatttaaattttcaaggCCTTAAAGTTATTTCTACTTGTACAGAGAACACCTTAAAACTAGATTGGGCAACACGATTCGACATTATTTTAGGAATTGCAAGAGGCCTAAGTTATCTT is a window of Oryza brachyantha chromosome 8, ObraRS2, whole genome shotgun sequence DNA encoding:
- the LOC102700080 gene encoding probable LRR receptor-like serine/threonine-protein kinase At1g56130 isoform X2, with translation MGGGSVQFVWMLLLVSSCSWRIAAAQAPPTTDPTEVAALDAILGRWGRKASPLWSMSGEPCRGVPVDGSTDLDGNPKNNPGIKCDCSYNRSTVCHITQLRVYALNVVGQIPAELQNLTHLTYLNLDQNYLSGPIPSFIGQLTALTELHVGFNPLSGPLPKELGNLKNLKLLGISLTNFTGELPEELGNLTNLEHLYTDSAGFSGPFPSTFSKLKNLKLLRASDNDFTGKIPDFIGTLSNLEDLAFQGNSFEGPIPASLSNLTKLTTLKIGDIVNGSSSLAFISDLTSLSTLVLRNCRISDNLGAVDFTKLTGLNFLDLSFNNISGHVPQSVLNLQNLQYLFLGNNSLTGRLPDGISPSLTNLDFSYNQLTGSFPSWATQNNLQLNLVANNFVLGSTNNGILPPGLNCLQKDTPCLRGSPEYYSFAVDCGSNRSTRASDNTMYELDSTNLGDSSYYVTSETRWGVSNVGKLYQAPNDSKIIYTNEKIQNAVDSELFLTARMSPSSLRYYGLGLENGNYTVLLQFAELGYPDSPTWKSLGRRVFDIYIQGDLKEKDFNIRETAGGKSFTAVFKSYTATVSKNFLEIHLFWAGKGTCCIPIQGYYGPLISALSITPNFTPTARNGVPKRKSKAGAIVGIVIGASVLGLAVLFGIFAIIKKRKRQARQHEELYNLVGRPDVFSNAELKFATDNFSSQNILGEGGYGQVYKGKLPDGRVIAVKQLSESSHQGQNQFVTEVATISSVQHRNLVKLHGCCIDSNTPLLVYEYLENGSLDQALFKNTLKLDWATRFDIILGIARGLSYLHEESSIRIVHRDIKASNVLLDIDLTPKISDFGLARLYDEKKTHVSTGIAGTFGYLAPEYAMRRHLTEKVDVFAFGVVALETVAGRSNTNSIEERKIYLLEWAWDLYEKGQALGIVDPRLEDFNKDEVLRVIHVALLCTQGSPNQRPPMSKVLAVLTGDAEVVEMVTKPAYITEWQYRDGNSSYATSSYSGFSTSEFTRQKEIDPLTLSPTITGASHEGR
- the LOC102700080 gene encoding probable LRR receptor-like serine/threonine-protein kinase At1g56130 isoform X1 — its product is MGGGSVQFVWMLLLVSSCSWRIAAAQAPPTTDPTEVAALDAILGRWGRKASPLWSMSGEPCRGVPVDGSTDLDGNPKNNPGIKCDCSYNRSTVCHITQLRVYALNVVGQIPAELQNLTHLTYLNLDQNYLSGPIPSFIGQLTALTELHVGFNPLSGPLPKELGNLKNLKLLGISLTNFTGELPEELGNLTNLEHLYTDSAGFSGPFPSTFSKLKNLKLLRASDNDFTGKIPDFIGTLSNLEDLAFQGNSFEGPIPASLSNLTKLTTLKIGDIVNGSSSLAFISDLTSLSTLVLRNCRISDNLGAVDFTKLTGLNFLDLSFNNISGHVPQSVLNLQNLQYLFLGNNSLTGRLPDGISPSLTNLDFSYNQLTGSFPSWATQNNLQLNLVANNFVLGSTNNGILPPGLNCLQKDTPCLRGSPECISSLTVAVDIYDLEILILFIILHILNADYSFAVDCGSNRSTRASDNTMYELDSTNLGDSSYYVTSETRWGVSNVGKLYQAPNDSKIIYTNEKIQNAVDSELFLTARMSPSSLRYYGLGLENGNYTVLLQFAELGYPDSPTWKSLGRRVFDIYIQGDLKEKDFNIRETAGGKSFTAVFKSYTATVSKNFLEIHLFWAGKGTCCIPIQGYYGPLISALSITPNFTPTARNGVPKRKSKAGAIVGIVIGASVLGLAVLFGIFAIIKKRKRQARQHEELYNLVGRPDVFSNAELKFATDNFSSQNILGEGGYGQVYKGKLPDGRVIAVKQLSESSHQGQNQFVTEVATISSVQHRNLVKLHGCCIDSNTPLLVYEYLENGSLDQALFKNTLKLDWATRFDIILGIARGLSYLHEESSIRIVHRDIKASNVLLDIDLTPKISDFGLARLYDEKKTHVSTGIAGTFGYLAPEYAMRRHLTEKVDVFAFGVVALETVAGRSNTNSIEERKIYLLEWAWDLYEKGQALGIVDPRLEDFNKDEVLRVIHVALLCTQGSPNQRPPMSKVLAVLTGDAEVVEMVTKPAYITEWQYRDGNSSYATSSYSGFSTSEFTRQKEIDPLTLSPTITGASHEGR